TTGTCGAACCGTAACCATCGCGCCGGAACAAGTCTTTTTTGAAGAAGGCGAGACCGGCGATTGTATGTTCGTTATCCTTTCTGGCCAGTTGGAAATTTACAAAGAGAATAAAAAAATAGCAGACAGAGGCCCCGGCGAATTTTTTGGCGAAATGGCCCTGGTCGATTCCGAGCCACGCTCTGCGAGCGTGCGCGCGATAACCGATTCCGAACTGCTTGAGATCAATAAAAATGAATTCGGCTGGATTTTCAACTCCCACCCGCAGGTCGCTCTCGAAATATTAAAAACCACCCTGTTTCGACATCGCAATGACCTGACCACCATTGACTGGAGCTTCAAGGAATTAAAAACAACGGAACAGCTCTACAGAGGAATCGTCGAAACCGTATCCGACATCATCCTTCAGGTCAGCCCCGATCATAAAATCGTTTTTGCAAACTCGGCGGTCCGACAATTGAATTACGAGCCGGAAGAATTGCTGGGCCGACCTTTAAAAGACATTATCAACGAGGAAGACCATGGAACCGTCATTCCCAAGTTGACCACAAAACGCAGTGGGGAAAGAACCACAGCCAATCTGGAGATCACCGTAACCTCCAACCGCGCTTCAAACAAACCACCGCAGGATCTGACGCTACTGTTGAACGCTTTTGGTCTCTGGGATATCCCCGATGAAAAATTAAAGCGTTCCAAGTCCGAAAAAAAATTCATTGGGACGCTCATCACCGGACGCGACATCACAGAAAGAAAAAGGGCGGAGATCAAGCTGAAAGAAGCCCACGACGCCCTCGAACAACGGGTGCTGGAACGCACGGCACAACTGGCGGAAAGCAATCAAAGCCTGAAGGATGAAATTCGAAAACATTTGAGAACGCTTGATGATCTCAACAAGGCCAAAATTGAAGCGGAGACCGCCAACCGCGCCAAAACTGATTTCCTCTCGCGCATGAGTCACGAATTGCGCACTCCGATGAATTCTGTCATTGGATATTCCCAGTTGCTCATGGACTCCGAAGGCGAATGGACCTCCGACCAACATAGCGAAGTGCAACGCATTTACGATTCCGGCAATCACTTGATGTTACTCATCAATGATATACTTGATTTGACCCACATTGAGGCCGGGAGATTGGAACTCGCCCTCGAAGACGTCCAGATCAACGGTTCGCTAGAAGAAGCGATTTCCGTCATCATGCCATTGGCAAGCAACAAGCAGATCAAAATCACGAGCAACCTTAAAGACCGCGACCCGATCCTTGTTCAATGCGACCCGACTCGCATCATGCAAGTCTGGCTCAACCTGCTATCCAACGCGGTAAAGTACAACTACCCCAAAGGAAACATCGAAATCCAGGTCGATGTGGTAAACGCAAAAACCGCTGCCATACATATCAAAGATACCGGCCCAGGAATTTCTCAGGAAGAGAAGAATAAAATATTTGAGCCATTCAATCGCCTGCACACGCCCGGCCTGCAAGAAGAAGGCACCGGAATCGGACTGACCATCACAAAAAACCTGATCGAACTGATGAACGGTTCCATTTCCGTAGAGAGCAAAATGAATGTCGGCAGTTGCTTTACCGTCACCCTTCAGCTTGCAGATAAAACCGCGTCTGCCGTAGCGACCGACTCCCCGCCTCCTCAAAAAGCCGATGTGCATCGCGATTCTGAAAAACCGGAACACGTCAAAAAAATTCTCTGTATCGAGGACAACCTGGCTCATTTGCAACTGATCAAGCGAATCATCACAACGCACACTCATTACGAAATTATTTCCGCATCCATCGCCAAGCTCGGGATAGAACTCGCTCAGGCTCATCAACCCGACCTGATTTTGATGGACATGCAATTACCCGACATAGACGGTATTGCCGCGTTTCTTGAATTGCAGAAATTAGAGGAAACGGCAAGCATCCCCGTCATTGCAATCAGCGCCAACGCCCTCAAGACCGCTGAAACCGAAGCGATGGACATCGGCTTCAAGGAGTATATTGTCAAGCCTTACCAGATCCGTCATCTCATCGAAACGATAGACAACTATTTGGCGATGAAGACTCCAAAATAATCCCCAGTTTCATCCAATCCCGGCGAGCATTGTTTTCATAACGATAAGGACTCTGGATCATGACGGACCCACTCTATGATGATGAAAATAACACTTACCGTCTCCTGTTCCACGCCCTTGACGAGCCGATTCTAATCCTGAATTGCGAAGCCAGTCGTTTTGTCGACGCCAATCCTGCCGCGACTCGGCTTTATGGATATTCTCAAGATGAATTCCTGAAACTCAATGTAAGCGCTATAGCAGAGGCTCTCACAACGTCACTAAACGCGACGCCCGACGCACCAACAACACGGCCCAATGAAATCACACAGCAAACCCATCGCAAGAAAGATGGATCTCAATTTCCCTGTGAAGTGAAGACAGGTTCACTCAGCGTCAACAAAAGCAAGCCTGTCTTTGCCATTATTAGAGACTTAACGAGTCACCCTCAAACAGACATCGTCCGATTGAACGAGAGTCAAATCCATTTACAGAGCATCATCAACAATTCCGGCTCTACCATTTACCTGAAAGACATCCAAGGTCGGTACATTCTTGTCAGCAAACTCACCGAATACTATGTACAAAAGACAAATGAAGAATTACGCGGCAAAACCGATTACGAAGTTTTCCCAAAACACGTTGCCGACGCCTTCACCAAACACGACAGAGAAGTCCTGGAATCACAAACCGTCATGGAATTTGAAGAGGTGGCGCCGCACCCGGATGGGTTATTCACCTTTCTGTCCATCAAGTTCCCACTCTGGGATCCCGAGGGGAATATCTACGGCGTCGGCGGAATTTCCATCAACATCAGCGATCGAAAGAAAGCCCAGCAGGAACTGGAAAATTACCGCAGTCAACTAGAAGAACTCGTACAACAACGCAGTCAGGAATTACAGAACACCCACCGACAACTCCTTCACTCTGAAAAACTCGCCGCCCTTGGCAAGCTGAGCGGAACCATCGCGCACGAACTGAATAATCCCATCTACGGAATCCGTAATATTTTTGAGGCGATGGGAGAGGATGAACTCGGCCCGCGCTATGAACACTACGCGCGCCTCGGCGTCGGCGAGTGCGACCGCATTTCCAATCTGGTGCAACGACTCCAGGATTTTTACCAACCCACCAGCCAGATAAAAAAATCACTGGACCTTCACGCAATTCTCCAGGACATGAGCTTTCTTCTTGATAAAGAGCTTCGGCAAAGCAACATTCAAATCATTGAGCGTTTTGCAAACGACCTCCCCAATATTATCGGCGTCGAGGATCAATTGAAACAAGTCGTTTTGAATTTAATTCAAAATGCGAAAGAAGCCATCGGCCCGGATGGAGGAGCGATAACTTTATCGACGCGACACGATAAGGATACCGTTGCACTGACGATCCAGGATTCCGGCGCAGGCATTCATCCGGATCATATCGACAAGATTTTTGACCCCTTTTTCACAACCAAAAATGCGATCAAAGGAACCGGGCTGGGGTTGTCCGTCAGTTACGGAATCATCAAAAATCACGGCGCAGAAATCACGGTACAGAGCGATCCTGAAAACGGGACAACGTTCACCGTGCTTTTTAAATCCCTCGAAACCACATAACCAACAATCATGAAAAACCTGGAAGCGCTCCTCGTGGACGATGAAGAAATTATCCGCGTCACCCTTGCGCACAAAC
This window of the Candidatus Nitrohelix vancouverensis genome carries:
- a CDS encoding cyclic nucleotide-binding domain-containing protein translates to MTNYNFLKILKKIPFLNVLGDVELERLLLDCRTVTIAPEQVFFEEGETGDCMFVILSGQLEIYKENKKIADRGPGEFFGEMALVDSEPRSASVRAITDSELLEINKNEFGWIFNSHPQVALEILKTTLFRHRNDLTTIDWSFKELKTTEQLYRGIVETVSDIILQVSPDHKIVFANSAVRQLNYEPEELLGRPLKDIINEEDHGTVIPKLTTKRSGERTTANLEITVTSNRASNKPPQDLTLLLNAFGLWDIPDEKLKRSKSEKKFIGTLITGRDITERKRAEIKLKEAHDALEQRVLERTAQLAESNQSLKDEIRKHLRTLDDLNKAKIEAETANRAKTDFLSRMSHELRTPMNSVIGYSQLLMDSEGEWTSDQHSEVQRIYDSGNHLMLLINDILDLTHIEAGRLELALEDVQINGSLEEAISVIMPLASNKQIKITSNLKDRDPILVQCDPTRIMQVWLNLLSNAVKYNYPKGNIEIQVDVVNAKTAAIHIKDTGPGISQEEKNKIFEPFNRLHTPGLQEEGTGIGLTITKNLIELMNGSISVESKMNVGSCFTVTLQLADKTASAVATDSPPPQKADVHRDSEKPEHVKKILCIEDNLAHLQLIKRIITTHTHYEIISASIAKLGIELAQAHQPDLILMDMQLPDIDGIAAFLELQKLEETASIPVIAISANALKTAETEAMDIGFKEYIVKPYQIRHLIETIDNYLAMKTPK
- a CDS encoding PAS domain S-box protein, whose translation is MTDPLYDDENNTYRLLFHALDEPILILNCEASRFVDANPAATRLYGYSQDEFLKLNVSAIAEALTTSLNATPDAPTTRPNEITQQTHRKKDGSQFPCEVKTGSLSVNKSKPVFAIIRDLTSHPQTDIVRLNESQIHLQSIINNSGSTIYLKDIQGRYILVSKLTEYYVQKTNEELRGKTDYEVFPKHVADAFTKHDREVLESQTVMEFEEVAPHPDGLFTFLSIKFPLWDPEGNIYGVGGISINISDRKKAQQELENYRSQLEELVQQRSQELQNTHRQLLHSEKLAALGKLSGTIAHELNNPIYGIRNIFEAMGEDELGPRYEHYARLGVGECDRISNLVQRLQDFYQPTSQIKKSLDLHAILQDMSFLLDKELRQSNIQIIERFANDLPNIIGVEDQLKQVVLNLIQNAKEAIGPDGGAITLSTRHDKDTVALTIQDSGAGIHPDHIDKIFDPFFTTKNAIKGTGLGLSVSYGIIKNHGAEITVQSDPENGTTFTVLFKSLETT